TGCGATCGGTTGCGGGATCGGTTCCTATTGGCGCTGCTCTATGACGCCGGGATGCGGATCGGTGAGGCGCTGGGGTTGCGTCACAGCGACATTGCCGCCGCTGAACGGCAGGTCACAGTTTGTCGGCGTGACAACGACAACCGAGCCCGCGCCAAATCGTTGACGGCCCGGATCGTTCCGGTGAGCGCGGAACTGATTCGGTTGTATGCCGATTACCTTCATGCCGAATACGGTGACCTCGACAGTGACTACGTTTTCGTCAACATCTGGGGGCGGCCCCACGGCCATCCGTTGACCTATGGCGCGGTCTATGACTTGGTCCGCCGATTGCGCCGGCGCACGGCCATCGACTTCGACCCGCATTGGCTGCGTCACACCGCCGCGACCAGGATGCTGCGCGACGGGATCGGCTTGGAGGTCGTGGCCAAGCTGCTCGGCCACGCCAATGTCACCGTCACCGCCGCGACATATGGGCATCTGAACGTGGAGGACGCCCGGAAGGCCATGGAGCAAGCGGGCTGGTTCATCGGAAAGGCCCAGGTCAAACTGTGACCGCCCTGGATCCCAACTCGACGCTGGGCCTGCTGGGCCGGCTCATGGCCGGTGTTCGCTCCGAATTCCGCCGCGACGTATTGGAGTTCGCCGCGGACGACGCCGTATTCGGCGGAGGGTCCTGCCGCGTCACCGACTGCGGACGCAGCGCCCGCGGCCATGGTCTGTGTCAAGGTCACCACCAGCGATGGGCCAACGCGGGCCGCCCCGACCTCGAAGAGTTCACTGTCTCGACCGATCCGCGTTGGCGCAAACATCGCCCCAACCAGGCATGTCGGGTCGACGGCTGCGGTTACGGGTCGGCTCGCGGCGGATTGTGTCAGCTGCATGCGCAACGGTGGGAACGCGCCGGGCGGCCGCACCTGGCCTCGTGGTTACGTGATCCGCTGCCGGTGAAACAGCCGCGGCCCGGGGCGACCTGCCGGATCCGGCACTGCTCGTTATGGCCGCAGGCCGAGTCGCCGCTATGCCATTCCCATACCAACACTTGGAAAGCCAACGGCCGCACCGATATCGACGGGTTCGTGACCAGATTCGAATCCAACGACACACCGGCAAACGAGACGATCCAGCTCGGGATGCTCACCCCGCAGCTGAAACTGGAGATGCAGTACGTGCTGCAGCAACGCCACGACGACCGGCGCGGCAAGCTGACGCCGACCGTTGTCGCCAGGGTGGTCCGACTACTGATCGACACCGCCACCACCTCGCTCCTCGACTTCGACGCCGACGAATGGCGGCAACGCTCAGCCGTGCTACTCAACGACACGAGATCTCGCGGCTTGCTGCTCTATGCCCACTCCACCGTGCTGGACTTGGCCGAGGCTGGCGGCTGGGAAGCCGAATACCCGCGCGACGTCTGGCGGATGCACCGGCTCGGCTATGAAGGCCACTACACACTGCGGTTCGACCGCATTCCACAACCCTGGCTGAGAGAGCCGGCCAAACGATGGATCCGGCTGCGCCTGTCACGCGGACTCAACCTCGAAGCAGGCGGTGGACGCCCGCTGCTGGCCATCGCCCGATTCGGACGGTTTCTCGCCGAGGTCGACATCGAAGACATCAGCCGAATCGACCGGGAACTGCTCGAACGCTACCTGGCCCACCTGAACCGGGAATACAGCCCACAGCGGCGGGGCGCCCACATCGGCCTACTCAATGGTTTCTTTGCCGCGATCCGCCAACATTGTTGGGCAACAGGACTTCCCGCCACGGCGATGTTCTTCGCCGAGGACCACCCGAAGCGCGGCGAGCACCTGCCCAGAGCGTTGGCCGAACACGTCATGACCCAGCTCGAACACCGCGACAACCTCGACCGGTTCAACAACCCCGTCTATCGACTGATCACCGTCATCCTGATGCGTTGTGGGCTGCGGATCACCGACGCCCTGCGGTTGCGCGGCGACTGCGTCACTACGGACGCCAACGGGGCACCCTATCTGCGCTACTTCAACCACAAGATGAAGCGGGACGCCCTCGTTCCGATAGCCCCAGACCTCGTCGACATGATCGGCTACCAGCGCCGACTCGTCTCCGAACGCTGGCCCGACGGCACTGCGCTGCTGTTCCCGCGCCCCACCAAGAACATCGACGGGCAAATCCCGCTGGCGATCCCGACCTACCGCGAGGCGCTGCACCGATGGCTAGCAGTCTGCGACATCCGCGACGAGCACAGCGACCCAGTGCATTTGACGCCGCACCAGTGGCGCCACACGCTCGGCACCCGCCTGATCAATCGTGACGTTCCGCAAGAGGTCGTGCGCCGCATCCTCGACCACGACTCACCGCAGATGACCGCCCACTACGCTCGCCTGCACGACACCACCGTCCGCCGAGCCTGGGAAGCCGCCCGCAAAGTCGACAGCCACGGCCGTGAGGTCAACCTCGACCCGGACGGACCGCTGGCCGAAGCCGCTTGGGCCAAACAACGCCTCGGTCGCGCCACCCAGGCCCTGCCCAACGGCTACTGCGGTCTGCCCGTCCAGCAGAGCTGCCCACACGCCAACGCCTGCCTGACCTGCCCCATGTTCCTCACCACCCAGGAGTTCCTGCCGCAACATCGGACCCAACGCGAGCAGACACTCCACCTGATCACAGCGGCAGAAGCGCGCGGACACCAACGGCTGGCCGAGATGAACCGCCAGGTCTTGGGCAACCTCGACGCCATCATCACCTCGCTCGACACTCCTACCGATCCGAAGGCAGCCGAACATG
This portion of the Candidatus Nanopelagicales bacterium genome encodes:
- a CDS encoding tyrosine-type recombinase/integrase, with the protein product MTALDPNSTLGLLGRLMAGVRSEFRRDVLEFAADDAVFGGGSCRVTDCGRSARGHGLCQGHHQRWANAGRPDLEEFTVSTDPRWRKHRPNQACRVDGCGYGSARGGLCQLHAQRWERAGRPHLASWLRDPLPVKQPRPGATCRIRHCSLWPQAESPLCHSHTNTWKANGRTDIDGFVTRFESNDTPANETIQLGMLTPQLKLEMQYVLQQRHDDRRGKLTPTVVARVVRLLIDTATTSLLDFDADEWRQRSAVLLNDTRSRGLLLYAHSTVLDLAEAGGWEAEYPRDVWRMHRLGYEGHYTLRFDRIPQPWLREPAKRWIRLRLSRGLNLEAGGGRPLLAIARFGRFLAEVDIEDISRIDRELLERYLAHLNREYSPQRRGAHIGLLNGFFAAIRQHCWATGLPATAMFFAEDHPKRGEHLPRALAEHVMTQLEHRDNLDRFNNPVYRLITVILMRCGLRITDALRLRGDCVTTDANGAPYLRYFNHKMKRDALVPIAPDLVDMIGYQRRLVSERWPDGTALLFPRPTKNIDGQIPLAIPTYREALHRWLAVCDIRDEHSDPVHLTPHQWRHTLGTRLINRDVPQEVVRRILDHDSPQMTAHYARLHDTTVRRAWEAARKVDSHGREVNLDPDGPLAEAAWAKQRLGRATQALPNGYCGLPVQQSCPHANACLTCPMFLTTQEFLPQHRTQREQTLHLITAAEARGHQRLAEMNRQVLGNLDAIITSLDTPTDPKAAEHAS